In Chlorobiota bacterium, the sequence ATGACTGAGACCTTCACGGCAACAATCCAATGGGAGCGGAACGGCGCAACGTTCGCCGACAACCGCTACAGCCGCGTGCATGAATGGACGCTTGATGGAGGGGAGGTGGTTCCCGCCTCCGCCTCTCCATCATCGGTTCCCCCACCCTTCTCATCCCCGAACGCCGTTGA encodes:
- a CDS encoding OsmC family protein, yielding MTETFTATIQWERNGATFADNRYSRVHEWTLDGGEVVPASASPSSVPPPFSSPNAVDPEEALVAATSSCHMLWFLWLAAQEGLIVESYTVRARHSGSDETGTIRFTALP